One Chionomys nivalis chromosome 4, mChiNiv1.1, whole genome shotgun sequence genomic region harbors:
- the Dhx30 gene encoding ATP-dependent RNA helicase DHX30 isoform X4, with protein sequence MQTSPTPPSTHVCQPCSWRDHLSRLNVNISNMAASRDLLKEFPQPKNLLNSVIGRALGISHAKDKLVYVHTNGPKKKKVTLHIKWPKSVEVEGYGSKKIDAERQAAAAACQLFKGWGLLGPRNELFDAAKYRVLADRFGSPADNWWRPEPTMPPTSWRQLNPENIRPAGPGGLSRALGREEEEDEEEELEEGTIDVTEFLSMTQQDSHNPLRDSRGGSFEMTDDDSAIRALTQFPLPKNLLAKVIQIATSSSTAKNLMQFHTVGTKTKLATLTLLWPCPMTFVAKGRRKAEAENKAAALACKKLKSLGLVDRNNEPLTHAMYNLASLRELGETQRRPCTIQVPEPILRKIEAFLSHYPVDSSWISPELRLQSDDILPLGKDSGPLSDPITGKPYVPLSEAEEVRLSQSLLELWRRRGPVWQEAPQLPVDPHRDTILSAIEQHPVVVISGDTGCGKTTRIPQLLLERYVTEGRGARCNVIITQPRRISAVSVAQRVSHELGPSLRRNVGFQVRLESKPPARGGALLFCTVGILLRKLQSNPSLEGVSHVIVDEVHERDVNTDFLLILLKGLQRLNPALRLVLMSATGDNERFSRYFGGCPVIKVPGFMYPVKEHYLEDILAKLGKHQYPHRHRHHESEDECALDLDLVTDLVLHIDARGEPGGILCFLPGWQEIKGVQQRLQEALGMHESKYLILPVHSNIPMMDQKAIFQQPPLGVRKIVLATNIAETSITVNDIVHVVDSGLHKEERYDLKTKVSCLETVWVSRANVIQRRGRAGRCQSGFAYHLFPRSRLEKMVPFQVPEILRTPLENLVLQAKIHMPEKTAVEFLSKAVDSPNIKAVDEAVILLQEIGVLDQREYLTTLGQRLAHISTDPRLAKAIVLAAIFRCLHPLLVVVSCLTRDPFSSSLQNRAEVDKVKALLSHDSGSDHLAFVRAVAGWEEVLRWQDRTSRENYLEENLLYAPSLRFIHGLIKQFSENIYEAFLVGKPSDCTLPSAQCNEYSEEEELVKGVLMAGLYPNLIQVRQGKVTRQGKFKPNSVTYRTKSGNILLHKSTINREATRLRSRWLTYFMAVKSNGSVFVRDSSQVHPLAVLLLTDGDVHIRDDGRRATISLSDSDLLRLEGDSRTVRLLRELRRALGRMVERSLRSELAALPLSVQQEHGQLLALLAELLRGPCGSFDVRKTADD encoded by the exons AAG AAAGTCACCCTGCACATCAAGTGGCCCAAGAGCGTGGAGGTTGAAGGCTATGGCAGCAAGAAGATTGATGCTGAGCGACAGGCTGCAGCAGCAGCGTGCCAGCTATTCAAG GGCTGGGGTCTGCTGGGTCCACGGAATGAGCTGTTTGATGCAGCCAAATACCGAGTGCTAGCTGATCGTTTTGGGTCTCCAGCTGACAACTGGTGGCGTCCAGAACCCACCATGCCTCCAACTTCCTGGCGGCAGCTAAATCCTGAGAACATTCGGCCAGCAGGTCCTGGAGGCCTATCCCGAGCCTTGGGccgagaggaagaggaagatgaggaagaagagctCGAAGAGGGGACCATTGATGTGACGGAGTTTCTGTCCATGACCCAGCAAGACTCCCACAACCCACTCCGGGACTCGAG AGGGGGTTCCTTCGAAATGACAGATGACGACAGTGCGATTAGAGCTCTGacccagttcccacttcccaaGAACCTGCTGGCCAAAGTGATTCAGATCGCAACGTCCTCCTCCACAGCCAAG AACCTCATGCAGTTCCACACTGTGGGCACCAAGACCAAGCTGGCTACACTTACTCTGCTCTGGCCCTGTCCCATGACCTTTGTTGCCAAAGGGCGCCGCAAAGCTGAGGCTGAGAACAAGGCAGCAGCCTTGGCTTGCAAGAAACTGAAG AGCCTGGGCCTGGTGGACAGGAACAATGAGCCGCTTACCCACGCCATGTACAACCTGGCCTCCTTGCGTGAGCTGGGTGAGACCCAGCGCCGGCCATGTACCATCCAGGTGCCCGAGCCCATCCTTCGCAAGATAGAGGCCTTCCTGAGTCAT TACCCGGTGGACAGTTCATGGATTTCCCCAGAACTCCGGCTGCAGAGTGATGACATCTTGCCGTTAGGCAAGGACTCAGGGCCCTTGAGTGACCCTATCACTGGCAAGCCATACGTACCCCTGTCAGAAGCGGAGGAGGTACGCTTGAGCCAGAGCCTGCTAGAGCTGTGGCGGAGGCGGGGGCCAGTTTGGCAGGAGGCCCCCCAGCTACCTGTGGACCCTCATCGGGACACTATCCTCAGTGCCATCGAACAGCACCCAGTGGTGGTCATCTCTGGGGACACAGGCTGTGGGAAGACCACCCGCATCCCTCAGCTGCTGTTGGAGCGCTATGTGACTGAGGGCCGAGGTGCCCGATGCAATGTGATCATCACGCAACCTCGCCGTATCTCAGCTGTATCTGTGGCACAGCGTGTCAGCCATGAACTGGGCCCCTCCTTGCGCCGGAACGTGGGCTTCCAGGTGCGCTTGGAAAGCAAACCCCCAGCTCGAGGTGGAGCGCTGCTCTTCTGCACTGTGGGTATCCTGCTGCGGAAGCTGCAGAGCAACCCCAGCCTGGAGGGTGTGAGCCATGTCATTGTGGATGAGGTCCATGAGCGGGATGTGAACACAGACTTCCTGCTGATTCTGCTCAAGGGCCTGCAGCGGCTCAACCCAGCCCTGCGGCTGGTACTCATGAGTGCTACGGGAGATAATGAGCGCTTTTCCCGCTACTTTGGGGGCTGCCCTGTCATCAAGGTGCCTGGCTTCATGTATCCCGTCAAGGAACATTACCTGGAGGACATCCTGGCCAAGCTGGGCAAACACCAGTACCCACATCGGCATCGGCACCATGAG TCTGAAGATGAATGTGCCCTTGATCTGGACCTTGTGACTGACTTGGTTCTGCACATCGATGCCCGTGGAGAGCCAG GTGGAATCCTGTGTTTTTTGCCCGGTTGGCAAGAAATCAAAGGAGTTCAGCAGCGACTCCAGGAGGCCCTGGGCATGCATGAGAGCAAGTACCTCATCTTACCAG TGCACTCCAATATCCCCATGATGGATCAGAAGGCCATATTCCAGCAGCCTCCACTTGGGGTGCGTAAGATCGTATTGGCCACCAACATTGCCGAAACCTCCATCACAGTTAACGACATTGTGCATGTCGTGGACAGCGGTCTGCACAAGGAGGAACGCTATGACCTGAAGACCAAG GTGTCCTGCCTGGAGACCGTGTGGGTGTCGAGAGCAAATGTGATTCAGCGCCGTGGCAGGGCTGGCCGCTGCCAGTCAGGTTTTGCCTACCACTTGTTCCCAAGGAGCCGGCTGGAGAAAATGGTTCCTTTCCAAGTGCCAGAGATCCTGCGCACACCTCTTGAGAACCTGGTGCTGCAAGCCAAAATCCACATGCCTGAGAAGACG GCAGTGGAGTTCCTCTCCAAGGCTGTGGACAGTCCAAATATTAAGGCAGTGGATGAGGCTGTGATACTTCTCCAGGAGATTG GGGTTCTGGACCAGCGGGAGTACCTGACCACCTTGGGGCAGCGCCTGGCCCACATTTCTACGGACCCACGACTGGCCAAGGCCATAGTGTTGGCTGCCATCTTCCGTTGCCTGCACCCACTGCTGGTGGTTGTTTCCTGCCTTACCCGGGATCCCTTCAGCAGCAGTTTGCAGAACCGGGCAGAAGTGGACAAG GTGAAGGCACTGCTGAGCCACGACAGTGGCAGCGACCATTTGGCCTTCGTGCGTGCTGTGGCTGGCTGGGAGGAGGTGCTGCGTTGGCAGGACCGTACCTCCCGGGAAAACTACCTGGAAGAAAACCTTCTGTACGCCCCCAGCTTGCGCTTCATCCACG GGCTCATCAAGCAGTTCTCAGAGAATATTTACGAGGCTTTCCTAGTGGGAAAGCCCTCTGACTGCACACTGCCCTCTGCTCAGTGCAATGAGTACAGCGAGGAAGAGGAGCTGGTGAAGGGTGTGCTGATGGCTGGCCTCTACCCCAACCTCATCCAG GTGAGGCAAGGTAAGGTGACTCGGCAGGGGAAGTTTAAGCCCAACAGTGTCACCTACAGGACCAAATCTGGGAACATCTTGCTGCACAAATCGACCATTAACAG GGAGGCCACCCGGTTACGGAGCCGATGGCTGACGTATTTCATGGCTGTCAAGTCCAACGGTAGCGTCTTTGTTCGAGATTCCTCCCAGGTGCACCCGCTAGCTGTGTTGCTCCTAACAGATGGGGATGTCCATATACGCG ATGACGGGCGCCGGGCCACCATCTCACTGAGTGACAGTGACCTGCTGCGGCTAGAAGGTGATTCACGAACTGTGCGGTTGCTAAGGGAGCTGAGGCGAGCCCTAGGCCGAATGGTGGAGCGGAGCCTCCGCAGTGAGCTAGCTGCACTTCCACTTAGTGTGCAGCAGGAACACGGGCAGCTGCTTGCACTGTTGGCAGAGCTTCTGCGGGGACCTTGTGGCAGCTTTGATGTGCGCAAGACAGCTGATGACTAA
- the Dhx30 gene encoding ATP-dependent RNA helicase DHX30 isoform X2 produces MQTSPTPPSTHVCQPCSWRDHLSSGDVLPDPEVDRNISQSWRDGSAASRDLLKEFPQPKNLLNSVIGRALGISHAKDKLVYVHTNGPKKKKVTLHIKWPKSVEVEGYGSKKIDAERQAAAAACQLFKGWGLLGPRNELFDAAKYRVLADRFGSPADNWWRPEPTMPPTSWRQLNPENIRPAGPGGLSRALGREEEEDEEEELEEGTIDVTEFLSMTQQDSHNPLRDSRGGSFEMTDDDSAIRALTQFPLPKNLLAKVIQIATSSSTAKNLMQFHTVGTKTKLATLTLLWPCPMTFVAKGRRKAEAENKAAALACKKLKSLGLVDRNNEPLTHAMYNLASLRELGETQRRPCTIQVPEPILRKIEAFLSHYPVDSSWISPELRLQSDDILPLGKDSGPLSDPITGKPYVPLSEAEEVRLSQSLLELWRRRGPVWQEAPQLPVDPHRDTILSAIEQHPVVVISGDTGCGKTTRIPQLLLERYVTEGRGARCNVIITQPRRISAVSVAQRVSHELGPSLRRNVGFQVRLESKPPARGGALLFCTVGILLRKLQSNPSLEGVSHVIVDEVHERDVNTDFLLILLKGLQRLNPALRLVLMSATGDNERFSRYFGGCPVIKVPGFMYPVKEHYLEDILAKLGKHQYPHRHRHHESEDECALDLDLVTDLVLHIDARGEPGGILCFLPGWQEIKGVQQRLQEALGMHESKYLILPVHSNIPMMDQKAIFQQPPLGVRKIVLATNIAETSITVNDIVHVVDSGLHKEERYDLKTKVSCLETVWVSRANVIQRRGRAGRCQSGFAYHLFPRSRLEKMVPFQVPEILRTPLENLVLQAKIHMPEKTAVEFLSKAVDSPNIKAVDEAVILLQEIGVLDQREYLTTLGQRLAHISTDPRLAKAIVLAAIFRCLHPLLVVVSCLTRDPFSSSLQNRAEVDKVKALLSHDSGSDHLAFVRAVAGWEEVLRWQDRTSRENYLEENLLYAPSLRFIHGLIKQFSENIYEAFLVGKPSDCTLPSAQCNEYSEEEELVKGVLMAGLYPNLIQVRQGKVTRQGKFKPNSVTYRTKSGNILLHKSTINREATRLRSRWLTYFMAVKSNGSVFVRDSSQVHPLAVLLLTDGDVHIRDDGRRATISLSDSDLLRLEGDSRTVRLLRELRRALGRMVERSLRSELAALPLSVQQEHGQLLALLAELLRGPCGSFDVRKTADD; encoded by the exons AAG AAAGTCACCCTGCACATCAAGTGGCCCAAGAGCGTGGAGGTTGAAGGCTATGGCAGCAAGAAGATTGATGCTGAGCGACAGGCTGCAGCAGCAGCGTGCCAGCTATTCAAG GGCTGGGGTCTGCTGGGTCCACGGAATGAGCTGTTTGATGCAGCCAAATACCGAGTGCTAGCTGATCGTTTTGGGTCTCCAGCTGACAACTGGTGGCGTCCAGAACCCACCATGCCTCCAACTTCCTGGCGGCAGCTAAATCCTGAGAACATTCGGCCAGCAGGTCCTGGAGGCCTATCCCGAGCCTTGGGccgagaggaagaggaagatgaggaagaagagctCGAAGAGGGGACCATTGATGTGACGGAGTTTCTGTCCATGACCCAGCAAGACTCCCACAACCCACTCCGGGACTCGAG AGGGGGTTCCTTCGAAATGACAGATGACGACAGTGCGATTAGAGCTCTGacccagttcccacttcccaaGAACCTGCTGGCCAAAGTGATTCAGATCGCAACGTCCTCCTCCACAGCCAAG AACCTCATGCAGTTCCACACTGTGGGCACCAAGACCAAGCTGGCTACACTTACTCTGCTCTGGCCCTGTCCCATGACCTTTGTTGCCAAAGGGCGCCGCAAAGCTGAGGCTGAGAACAAGGCAGCAGCCTTGGCTTGCAAGAAACTGAAG AGCCTGGGCCTGGTGGACAGGAACAATGAGCCGCTTACCCACGCCATGTACAACCTGGCCTCCTTGCGTGAGCTGGGTGAGACCCAGCGCCGGCCATGTACCATCCAGGTGCCCGAGCCCATCCTTCGCAAGATAGAGGCCTTCCTGAGTCAT TACCCGGTGGACAGTTCATGGATTTCCCCAGAACTCCGGCTGCAGAGTGATGACATCTTGCCGTTAGGCAAGGACTCAGGGCCCTTGAGTGACCCTATCACTGGCAAGCCATACGTACCCCTGTCAGAAGCGGAGGAGGTACGCTTGAGCCAGAGCCTGCTAGAGCTGTGGCGGAGGCGGGGGCCAGTTTGGCAGGAGGCCCCCCAGCTACCTGTGGACCCTCATCGGGACACTATCCTCAGTGCCATCGAACAGCACCCAGTGGTGGTCATCTCTGGGGACACAGGCTGTGGGAAGACCACCCGCATCCCTCAGCTGCTGTTGGAGCGCTATGTGACTGAGGGCCGAGGTGCCCGATGCAATGTGATCATCACGCAACCTCGCCGTATCTCAGCTGTATCTGTGGCACAGCGTGTCAGCCATGAACTGGGCCCCTCCTTGCGCCGGAACGTGGGCTTCCAGGTGCGCTTGGAAAGCAAACCCCCAGCTCGAGGTGGAGCGCTGCTCTTCTGCACTGTGGGTATCCTGCTGCGGAAGCTGCAGAGCAACCCCAGCCTGGAGGGTGTGAGCCATGTCATTGTGGATGAGGTCCATGAGCGGGATGTGAACACAGACTTCCTGCTGATTCTGCTCAAGGGCCTGCAGCGGCTCAACCCAGCCCTGCGGCTGGTACTCATGAGTGCTACGGGAGATAATGAGCGCTTTTCCCGCTACTTTGGGGGCTGCCCTGTCATCAAGGTGCCTGGCTTCATGTATCCCGTCAAGGAACATTACCTGGAGGACATCCTGGCCAAGCTGGGCAAACACCAGTACCCACATCGGCATCGGCACCATGAG TCTGAAGATGAATGTGCCCTTGATCTGGACCTTGTGACTGACTTGGTTCTGCACATCGATGCCCGTGGAGAGCCAG GTGGAATCCTGTGTTTTTTGCCCGGTTGGCAAGAAATCAAAGGAGTTCAGCAGCGACTCCAGGAGGCCCTGGGCATGCATGAGAGCAAGTACCTCATCTTACCAG TGCACTCCAATATCCCCATGATGGATCAGAAGGCCATATTCCAGCAGCCTCCACTTGGGGTGCGTAAGATCGTATTGGCCACCAACATTGCCGAAACCTCCATCACAGTTAACGACATTGTGCATGTCGTGGACAGCGGTCTGCACAAGGAGGAACGCTATGACCTGAAGACCAAG GTGTCCTGCCTGGAGACCGTGTGGGTGTCGAGAGCAAATGTGATTCAGCGCCGTGGCAGGGCTGGCCGCTGCCAGTCAGGTTTTGCCTACCACTTGTTCCCAAGGAGCCGGCTGGAGAAAATGGTTCCTTTCCAAGTGCCAGAGATCCTGCGCACACCTCTTGAGAACCTGGTGCTGCAAGCCAAAATCCACATGCCTGAGAAGACG GCAGTGGAGTTCCTCTCCAAGGCTGTGGACAGTCCAAATATTAAGGCAGTGGATGAGGCTGTGATACTTCTCCAGGAGATTG GGGTTCTGGACCAGCGGGAGTACCTGACCACCTTGGGGCAGCGCCTGGCCCACATTTCTACGGACCCACGACTGGCCAAGGCCATAGTGTTGGCTGCCATCTTCCGTTGCCTGCACCCACTGCTGGTGGTTGTTTCCTGCCTTACCCGGGATCCCTTCAGCAGCAGTTTGCAGAACCGGGCAGAAGTGGACAAG GTGAAGGCACTGCTGAGCCACGACAGTGGCAGCGACCATTTGGCCTTCGTGCGTGCTGTGGCTGGCTGGGAGGAGGTGCTGCGTTGGCAGGACCGTACCTCCCGGGAAAACTACCTGGAAGAAAACCTTCTGTACGCCCCCAGCTTGCGCTTCATCCACG GGCTCATCAAGCAGTTCTCAGAGAATATTTACGAGGCTTTCCTAGTGGGAAAGCCCTCTGACTGCACACTGCCCTCTGCTCAGTGCAATGAGTACAGCGAGGAAGAGGAGCTGGTGAAGGGTGTGCTGATGGCTGGCCTCTACCCCAACCTCATCCAG GTGAGGCAAGGTAAGGTGACTCGGCAGGGGAAGTTTAAGCCCAACAGTGTCACCTACAGGACCAAATCTGGGAACATCTTGCTGCACAAATCGACCATTAACAG GGAGGCCACCCGGTTACGGAGCCGATGGCTGACGTATTTCATGGCTGTCAAGTCCAACGGTAGCGTCTTTGTTCGAGATTCCTCCCAGGTGCACCCGCTAGCTGTGTTGCTCCTAACAGATGGGGATGTCCATATACGCG ATGACGGGCGCCGGGCCACCATCTCACTGAGTGACAGTGACCTGCTGCGGCTAGAAGGTGATTCACGAACTGTGCGGTTGCTAAGGGAGCTGAGGCGAGCCCTAGGCCGAATGGTGGAGCGGAGCCTCCGCAGTGAGCTAGCTGCACTTCCACTTAGTGTGCAGCAGGAACACGGGCAGCTGCTTGCACTGTTGGCAGAGCTTCTGCGGGGACCTTGTGGCAGCTTTGATGTGCGCAAGACAGCTGATGACTAA
- the Dhx30 gene encoding ATP-dependent RNA helicase DHX30 isoform X3, translating to MFSLDSFRKDRTQHRQRQCKLPPPRLPPMCVNPAPGGTISRASRDLLKEFPQPKNLLNSVIGRALGISHAKDKLVYVHTNGPKKKKVTLHIKWPKSVEVEGYGSKKIDAERQAAAAACQLFKGWGLLGPRNELFDAAKYRVLADRFGSPADNWWRPEPTMPPTSWRQLNPENIRPAGPGGLSRALGREEEEDEEEELEEGTIDVTEFLSMTQQDSHNPLRDSRGGSFEMTDDDSAIRALTQFPLPKNLLAKVIQIATSSSTAKNLMQFHTVGTKTKLATLTLLWPCPMTFVAKGRRKAEAENKAAALACKKLKSLGLVDRNNEPLTHAMYNLASLRELGETQRRPCTIQVPEPILRKIEAFLSHYPVDSSWISPELRLQSDDILPLGKDSGPLSDPITGKPYVPLSEAEEVRLSQSLLELWRRRGPVWQEAPQLPVDPHRDTILSAIEQHPVVVISGDTGCGKTTRIPQLLLERYVTEGRGARCNVIITQPRRISAVSVAQRVSHELGPSLRRNVGFQVRLESKPPARGGALLFCTVGILLRKLQSNPSLEGVSHVIVDEVHERDVNTDFLLILLKGLQRLNPALRLVLMSATGDNERFSRYFGGCPVIKVPGFMYPVKEHYLEDILAKLGKHQYPHRHRHHESEDECALDLDLVTDLVLHIDARGEPGGILCFLPGWQEIKGVQQRLQEALGMHESKYLILPVHSNIPMMDQKAIFQQPPLGVRKIVLATNIAETSITVNDIVHVVDSGLHKEERYDLKTKVSCLETVWVSRANVIQRRGRAGRCQSGFAYHLFPRSRLEKMVPFQVPEILRTPLENLVLQAKIHMPEKTAVEFLSKAVDSPNIKAVDEAVILLQEIGVLDQREYLTTLGQRLAHISTDPRLAKAIVLAAIFRCLHPLLVVVSCLTRDPFSSSLQNRAEVDKVKALLSHDSGSDHLAFVRAVAGWEEVLRWQDRTSRENYLEENLLYAPSLRFIHGLIKQFSENIYEAFLVGKPSDCTLPSAQCNEYSEEEELVKGVLMAGLYPNLIQVRQGKVTRQGKFKPNSVTYRTKSGNILLHKSTINREATRLRSRWLTYFMAVKSNGSVFVRDSSQVHPLAVLLLTDGDVHIRDDGRRATISLSDSDLLRLEGDSRTVRLLRELRRALGRMVERSLRSELAALPLSVQQEHGQLLALLAELLRGPCGSFDVRKTADD from the exons AAG AAAGTCACCCTGCACATCAAGTGGCCCAAGAGCGTGGAGGTTGAAGGCTATGGCAGCAAGAAGATTGATGCTGAGCGACAGGCTGCAGCAGCAGCGTGCCAGCTATTCAAG GGCTGGGGTCTGCTGGGTCCACGGAATGAGCTGTTTGATGCAGCCAAATACCGAGTGCTAGCTGATCGTTTTGGGTCTCCAGCTGACAACTGGTGGCGTCCAGAACCCACCATGCCTCCAACTTCCTGGCGGCAGCTAAATCCTGAGAACATTCGGCCAGCAGGTCCTGGAGGCCTATCCCGAGCCTTGGGccgagaggaagaggaagatgaggaagaagagctCGAAGAGGGGACCATTGATGTGACGGAGTTTCTGTCCATGACCCAGCAAGACTCCCACAACCCACTCCGGGACTCGAG AGGGGGTTCCTTCGAAATGACAGATGACGACAGTGCGATTAGAGCTCTGacccagttcccacttcccaaGAACCTGCTGGCCAAAGTGATTCAGATCGCAACGTCCTCCTCCACAGCCAAG AACCTCATGCAGTTCCACACTGTGGGCACCAAGACCAAGCTGGCTACACTTACTCTGCTCTGGCCCTGTCCCATGACCTTTGTTGCCAAAGGGCGCCGCAAAGCTGAGGCTGAGAACAAGGCAGCAGCCTTGGCTTGCAAGAAACTGAAG AGCCTGGGCCTGGTGGACAGGAACAATGAGCCGCTTACCCACGCCATGTACAACCTGGCCTCCTTGCGTGAGCTGGGTGAGACCCAGCGCCGGCCATGTACCATCCAGGTGCCCGAGCCCATCCTTCGCAAGATAGAGGCCTTCCTGAGTCAT TACCCGGTGGACAGTTCATGGATTTCCCCAGAACTCCGGCTGCAGAGTGATGACATCTTGCCGTTAGGCAAGGACTCAGGGCCCTTGAGTGACCCTATCACTGGCAAGCCATACGTACCCCTGTCAGAAGCGGAGGAGGTACGCTTGAGCCAGAGCCTGCTAGAGCTGTGGCGGAGGCGGGGGCCAGTTTGGCAGGAGGCCCCCCAGCTACCTGTGGACCCTCATCGGGACACTATCCTCAGTGCCATCGAACAGCACCCAGTGGTGGTCATCTCTGGGGACACAGGCTGTGGGAAGACCACCCGCATCCCTCAGCTGCTGTTGGAGCGCTATGTGACTGAGGGCCGAGGTGCCCGATGCAATGTGATCATCACGCAACCTCGCCGTATCTCAGCTGTATCTGTGGCACAGCGTGTCAGCCATGAACTGGGCCCCTCCTTGCGCCGGAACGTGGGCTTCCAGGTGCGCTTGGAAAGCAAACCCCCAGCTCGAGGTGGAGCGCTGCTCTTCTGCACTGTGGGTATCCTGCTGCGGAAGCTGCAGAGCAACCCCAGCCTGGAGGGTGTGAGCCATGTCATTGTGGATGAGGTCCATGAGCGGGATGTGAACACAGACTTCCTGCTGATTCTGCTCAAGGGCCTGCAGCGGCTCAACCCAGCCCTGCGGCTGGTACTCATGAGTGCTACGGGAGATAATGAGCGCTTTTCCCGCTACTTTGGGGGCTGCCCTGTCATCAAGGTGCCTGGCTTCATGTATCCCGTCAAGGAACATTACCTGGAGGACATCCTGGCCAAGCTGGGCAAACACCAGTACCCACATCGGCATCGGCACCATGAG TCTGAAGATGAATGTGCCCTTGATCTGGACCTTGTGACTGACTTGGTTCTGCACATCGATGCCCGTGGAGAGCCAG GTGGAATCCTGTGTTTTTTGCCCGGTTGGCAAGAAATCAAAGGAGTTCAGCAGCGACTCCAGGAGGCCCTGGGCATGCATGAGAGCAAGTACCTCATCTTACCAG TGCACTCCAATATCCCCATGATGGATCAGAAGGCCATATTCCAGCAGCCTCCACTTGGGGTGCGTAAGATCGTATTGGCCACCAACATTGCCGAAACCTCCATCACAGTTAACGACATTGTGCATGTCGTGGACAGCGGTCTGCACAAGGAGGAACGCTATGACCTGAAGACCAAG GTGTCCTGCCTGGAGACCGTGTGGGTGTCGAGAGCAAATGTGATTCAGCGCCGTGGCAGGGCTGGCCGCTGCCAGTCAGGTTTTGCCTACCACTTGTTCCCAAGGAGCCGGCTGGAGAAAATGGTTCCTTTCCAAGTGCCAGAGATCCTGCGCACACCTCTTGAGAACCTGGTGCTGCAAGCCAAAATCCACATGCCTGAGAAGACG GCAGTGGAGTTCCTCTCCAAGGCTGTGGACAGTCCAAATATTAAGGCAGTGGATGAGGCTGTGATACTTCTCCAGGAGATTG GGGTTCTGGACCAGCGGGAGTACCTGACCACCTTGGGGCAGCGCCTGGCCCACATTTCTACGGACCCACGACTGGCCAAGGCCATAGTGTTGGCTGCCATCTTCCGTTGCCTGCACCCACTGCTGGTGGTTGTTTCCTGCCTTACCCGGGATCCCTTCAGCAGCAGTTTGCAGAACCGGGCAGAAGTGGACAAG GTGAAGGCACTGCTGAGCCACGACAGTGGCAGCGACCATTTGGCCTTCGTGCGTGCTGTGGCTGGCTGGGAGGAGGTGCTGCGTTGGCAGGACCGTACCTCCCGGGAAAACTACCTGGAAGAAAACCTTCTGTACGCCCCCAGCTTGCGCTTCATCCACG GGCTCATCAAGCAGTTCTCAGAGAATATTTACGAGGCTTTCCTAGTGGGAAAGCCCTCTGACTGCACACTGCCCTCTGCTCAGTGCAATGAGTACAGCGAGGAAGAGGAGCTGGTGAAGGGTGTGCTGATGGCTGGCCTCTACCCCAACCTCATCCAG GTGAGGCAAGGTAAGGTGACTCGGCAGGGGAAGTTTAAGCCCAACAGTGTCACCTACAGGACCAAATCTGGGAACATCTTGCTGCACAAATCGACCATTAACAG GGAGGCCACCCGGTTACGGAGCCGATGGCTGACGTATTTCATGGCTGTCAAGTCCAACGGTAGCGTCTTTGTTCGAGATTCCTCCCAGGTGCACCCGCTAGCTGTGTTGCTCCTAACAGATGGGGATGTCCATATACGCG ATGACGGGCGCCGGGCCACCATCTCACTGAGTGACAGTGACCTGCTGCGGCTAGAAGGTGATTCACGAACTGTGCGGTTGCTAAGGGAGCTGAGGCGAGCCCTAGGCCGAATGGTGGAGCGGAGCCTCCGCAGTGAGCTAGCTGCACTTCCACTTAGTGTGCAGCAGGAACACGGGCAGCTGCTTGCACTGTTGGCAGAGCTTCTGCGGGGACCTTGTGGCAGCTTTGATGTGCGCAAGACAGCTGATGACTAA